The Lolium rigidum isolate FL_2022 chromosome 2, APGP_CSIRO_Lrig_0.1, whole genome shotgun sequence genomic interval tagctagatggttgtcttctcctcttgtgctatcatgtttagatcttgtgagctgcctatcatgatcaagatcatctatttgtaatgctacatgttgtgtttgttgggatccgatgaatatggaataatatgtcaagttgattattgatctatcatatatgttatttatgttcttgcatgctctctgttgctagtagaggctctggccaagttgatacttgtgactccaagagggagtatttatgctagatagtgggttcatgtctccattgaatctgggggagtgacatcaacccctaaggttgtggatgtgttgttgccactagagataaaacatcaatgctttgtctaatgatatttgtattgtttacattacgcacagtacttaatgcaattgtctgttgttttcaacttaatattggaaggggtgtggatgctaacccgaaggtggactttttaggcatagatgtatgctggatggcggtctatgttctttgtcgtaatgccctaagtaaatctcatagtagtcatcatgatatgtatatgcttctctatttgtcaattgcccaactgtaatttgttcacccaacatgctatttatcttattggagagacaccactagtgaactgtggaccccggtccattcctttacatctgaaatacaacctactgcaatcattgttctcttttgttttctgcaagcaaacataattgtccacactatacgtttaatcctttgttttcagcaagccggtgagattgacaacctcactgttaagttggggaaaagtagtttgattgtgttgtgcaggttccaggttggcgccggaatcactggtgttgcgccgcactacactccttcaccaacaaccttcacgtggccttcatctcctactggttcgataaccttggtttcttactgagggaaaactcgctgctgcactcatcataccttcctcttggggttcccaacggacgtgtgctttaccgtcacaagcaactactTTTCTGGTGCTGTTACACCCCAGGAATTTCTAACTCCCTACACGCCAGCAGGCTCTATCTGCTCCAAAGGTTGCATTTGGAGCCTGAATTACTAGTGGTTAATATACTGCCATGCTGATAATCCTTGTTGTTGCTTGTCTTAAGCAATAGCAATTGTCTATGCCTCCGTGTACTTGCTTATCATTATCTGGTGAGCTAATAATGCTAATTGGAGTGTGCTATACTTATAATTGTACCATGTGGTGCTACTGGTTCTATGCTGCTGCATGTTGGTGCTGGTTACTGTCTACTTATATCAATTGTTATGCCCATGTGGCTTACTGGATCATCTATACATGTTCGTTTGTGGAGATTTACTGCCACTTAATtattattgatgaaccatgtgttggtaatgattcaatttaattcaatgatattaatttgatttccatcctttgttggaaataaatccatgtctgaacctgtacaaggtaatgaagacttgctcactggTATTGTTTGTTTGTGTATTGTGATCTCAGTAGCTCTTGCTACTGCCACTGGTTGCATTTCAAAGTTGGATATTTGGTTGGTtttggtgaaaatagagatatccatagtagggaatcatgtaaatgaatgccactgtgatatcctttgaagaaaatggaaagtttctgatagtttaaaaatactaggtgatgctaggtgattaagttggctatcaaagctggtTTCATATGGTTAATTTGGATAGGCCATGCGTTCTGGCTTACTTATGCTTATCCATTTCTACTAGATTTTCTATTTTTtgatggcctctcttttgccaacatcacttggttactaccaagtgatgaataatcccgtggagcatctgctccatgctatgtgtgttttgagcatgcttatgatggattggatcctctAAATCCTTTCAGGTATCAAATATACCTTGCCCCAGCTCCTAGACAAAAtactttgttggtgtagaggatttgctgGTTGATCTTGATCAACTGGCCCTTCTCCTCATAGCTCCTGGCTggttcttgacttatgtcaccatggttgctggtttggtggtttTTTTGATGGATGAACTATGATGAACTGGCTGTGTTGCTGCTGATGCAGTGGGGTTCCTGGATGGTTGATCTATATCTATTGTGCACTATACAATTTATAGCAAGCTAGTGTGGCTGCTTGGTCGACATCACATGACTGGCTTGTGCTGTGGTGTCTTCTCCTCATTTAACCATGGTGGTGAGTCACTTGTGAGAGCTGTGTGGCAGGTGCATTAGCTTTGGTTGGGACTTGATCCCCCTGCCTGAGCTTATCTcctcttgtttacttgttttgttgaccaagtggcattgccacttgttcCTGGACAacccttggttcttttgctttctgTTTTTGCAGGTTTCAAGTTTGGTTCAAGATTTGGAGATAATCAAATGAAGAATTGAGAAGATTAGGCTAGGAAATAAGTTTACTATGTAATCTTATTTTCTTTCTCAATTTCTTATTTGTGTATGATCATTAATGTTGTAATATTCAGAGatgatgtaaagacaatgtatctatgtgtggttgatcaataaagctcaaagtttccttATGAGCATTTTGTAATAATTATAATCCAATTTTGGAAACTGTTATATGAATCTTATAATTGTTTGAGTTATAAGATATGAGTTCAATTGGATTATAGTTTCTTATATTCATTTatgattcaaaattcaaatttgaaatgcaaATCCAAACttctctcaaaaccctagtttcaaaagaGGTCAACAAACTCTCATCACCCTAGAACTCACATCAGCCTAACCCTAATGACAatgagagagaaacctcgattcCTCTTAGGTgttatgcaattaagcgcgaaaatttcccccgttttgcaatgCACAACCCTTTACTAAATCTACCCCGTGGGTCCTAAGTGCTGGGATGTTACATGGTCACTGGTGAAtcccaaaaatcaatataaaacatggatataacatcatatatgttgcaaatatgtgggaatatgtgtcaacaaactacaaagttcatgcatgcattttacatgcaccagtcacccatcctcaaatcgcTCCGGGTCAAGCATGCTTAACCTCGGAGTTCCATGTGAATGAGATTCCGAAAAAGAAATTGCAACTTGTTTgtatgagtatcctatcaatcctatgGAGCCCTGGCCAGGATGTCacacttaagtccccacggtactatggtctatgatgggttgtagAAGACCGACGAAGGTACCGAGGTCGGAGCATACCTAAGGGGGTATTTGTCCGGCGGAGGTATATAATCGAGGTCAGATAAACCGACAAAGATCCAAGGTCGGAACTACAAtaagggtgggtatgcggggttGCGGAGAAGGACAATGATTGGCTTGAACCTtatactaagggcatctccagcggcgcgacgcaaacggacgctcagcgaccgttttcgtccgccgtgaccggaaatgcgtctggcaccacttccagcggggcgacgcaaagtgaccgggccgtccgcggagacgcaaacctggcccaaatatgcgcctcggatgcgtctctgcggacgtccggaaacgtccgctcacgtctggcggacgttttgtcgggcccgtctggcagcgtccctgcgtcgatgcgtcttctctaacgcgccagcgactgcgccgctgcgtcgcttcggcactctgcgccacgttaatggcgacgatgcctcggctgccgagcggccgccaacctccgccaaccacgttaatggcgaggcCACGCGTCCTGCGGCCACCGCATgtcgccggcctatataaagggggcgcgcgttcttcttcctcatccactcctccaaagaaaccctagccgccacaaagctcgaccgtagcgccgcctaggtgttcctgcgacgcagccaagcccgcgaggaagtccatggccagtcctagtggccggcgaggcggtctaggccgcggccctgggcgcccccgtggccggggcaggggccgccgtggtggagcagctacggccccacgctcgccgtcgcatgcgccctcctcgtcctcgcaggaggagcgctgcttcgagttcctcctccgcatcgacgatgacccactcgccatcaagcggctaccggacaagttcgtcggcggcgtcgagccggcgcagttgcagctacgggaggccagctgcaacttctgccgctggaccgtggaggtcctgtttgacggggagggcaagatgtacctgcacacgggatgggacaagttcgcccgtgacctcgcgctcgagcccgactgccatctcaccttcctctacgagggggacggcgagatgatcgtcaaggtgttcgacgacacagcctgccgcaggcactaccacaccgacgactccggctccgacaccgatagttagaacgtcgagtgttctttctttgcgccGAATCCGGCTACGGGCCGGACGAAGCCGTAGTCGAGGTTTacggatgttcgcctcatcggtagaaccaacaagggcaccatctcctcccgctggattttccagtttgggtgattgggtgtgccctcgaatgttctttcttggcagcgaatatacggaaatcaacacaactggcttctttttttagaatttttatatttgtgtcgaccatggttcaaactatgtgttagtttgtgtaaaccatgttcctaactatgtgttagtttgtgtaaaatcatgtttcaaaatgtaatatttgaaactatgtttaattaatggagaagagggaaaaaaagaaaaaaaattaatgcgtcgccccactggagcagaccccagacgcaaacggacgcgcggacaaaaacggtcattttagcgtccgcagcgcgacgcaaacggacggtggcggacattaaaatgcgtcgcgccgctggagatgccctaagcctcacaccaagaaagtgtggacgggaaagtacgcccAGTTGaaaacaaggataagatctctaatGGAAAaaaaaagtaacacacctctgcagagtgtaataaattgtggcttgtcactccccgtTTCGGGAAGGaattgcgaacgcggcaggaaaggaactccatcaaGTTCTAAACACCCTGTGAAGGCTGACGGATATAgcttttcagaataaaagcaacattttgaagaaatATTAATCAAAACAtggattgcctatgactttctggtccatggctatagttagtgcattaaacactctTTCCTatcatgaacttgctgagtacgctcatactcaCCCTTCTTTGAATCCCATGCTTAGACTGCCTGAACAACCGGGAGAAGACCCAGGACTGAAGACACCAAAGACGTATGTTATGAAGAACCAAATTTGTCTGAAGGATTTGAGGGGGTGGACTACAAGATATCATACGGCAACGAGGAGGctagcgaggaagaagaagcatagTAGCAACATCTAAGTAGTTAGTCGGACAACACCAAACTTTATAAAATAACGTTGGTCGATTAGTCATGGTATTTAGTTTACTATTACCGCTTGTTTGTAAGTTAGGTAGAGTCAAACTAGAGTTACCGAGCTATCCTCTCTGGATCAGGAGGAGCTCAACTATGATGTACATATATGGCTTGTAATCCTAAGTGCTTGAATAAAGGACCaactatgtttctgttgtaccactctaagaAGATGTAATATTTATGGATTAGTATTTCACAACTGTTATGTCAAtggctggcatactacaacatgcaatagTATGTTGGATCACCACAATGTACGAGCTGAGCACCGGGTTGTAGCCTGGTGGCAAGGGAGGCACTGTTGCACTCAGCAGACCCAGGTTCGAGTCCCGTTGGGGGCTGAATTTGGGTTTCTCGTGGACTCCTGTCTTTAACAAAAATCCATCAGGTGCTAGTGCCTGGGATGGTCCCATTTTACAATGTATGAGTTGTATTGCATGGTTGTATTAGCTTAATATAATATACTCATGAATATGTCCATCTGCTACAATGATTTACCTGATTAAAGTTGATTTGATTGTATTGAAGTTATCTGCTTACTTGCAGTGATGATTCCATGATTCTGTGAAGCTTTTGTCTAGCTTTCCTTTGCATGTCCGTTCAGAATCACTTGTTCTGAATGTGCATGTACTGGAAATCTGGCCTTGCTTTATTGTGCTCAACATTTCCTGTTATTTGGGCTTGCTTAGCTCACTGTGATCTGATCTTCTTACTTGTTCTTGTTCCAGTGAGATTTTCTTACTAGGTGCAATTACTTGTATGTAATTATTAGCGACTATGAGATGCCTCACCAATTGAGTTACACATATTTGCTAAATCATGTTGATAAACTGAATATACTGATGATTTTTGAGTTGATCAGCCTGGCTATCTAGTTCTTGTGCCCTGTATTATTTAGATATGGTATTTATCTGCTTGTGCTGCCTTTAATCCTTGTGTTGCAAGCTTTTAATACATGTCCGAACATTTACAGTCGGTGCTTTTACTGGTTTTAGCTTACTTGTGGTATTCATTATCAAATGATGTCAAAATATTTCCCCTCCAATCACCAGATAGATTGGAGAATAGCTGTGGCTCCAATCCTCGGTATATGATCCATTCCATCATTATCAAGAGCTGTGGCTCCAAATCCTTGTGGTTTTACTTGAGAGCTTCTTGTACTGTTTGTGCCGCGGAGGTTGGTTGGTTTTCACCGCCGGGCCGGGGTAAATTCGAGAGGTTTCGATGCGAATAATGTACTCACTCCTCTCTAGACGCCTCCATTCAGTCACGGGACCCAATCAGTAGCTAGCGTAGCTGCTGTGCTACAGGAGTGGAGTGAAGGTGCACGGGTGTCCCAAGTGAAGCTAGTCAGTGCGATTTCATTTCCAGCTGCTTCGCCTCGGACTCGGATCGGATCCAACGGACGACCGACCGACCGCACGTGCGAGCAGCCTGCATGCCGTACGGACGCCGCTCGCCCTCCATTCCCACCTCCTCTGCTCTGCCGACCTCCACGCACACGCACCACACGGAACGGAATCCCATTCCCGCTCCACAAGGAATCCCATTCCGCCATTCCCGTTCCCTCGAGCTCCCGGCGCTATAAATCACGCTCCGCTCCCTGCCCcaacaccccctcctcctccttcctcccttcttcctcctcctcgattCCATCAAGAGAGAGAAGCAGCGAGCgagctagagagagagagacataGAGGAGTCACGTACCCATCCATTGCCGCCGGCCTCTTCTCGCTTCGTCTCCTGATCGATCGAGCTCGCCGGCCTCTTCCTCCCGGACCCCAAGAAACCCAAGCAAGCGAGCGCATATGCTTCCCCGGGTCCGTCTGAGAGTCGCACGCTGATGCGATGTCGCCGGTGATCAGCGAGATCCTCCTCTCCGGGTTTATGATCAACTCCACCCTAAGGCGCCGAACGCACCTCGTCCAGTCCTTCTCCGTCGTCTTCCTCTACTGGTTCTATGTCTTCTCATAAACTACTCGCCCCACTCCAGACCAGCCCCTTCCTTCTCTCCCTCCTCCTGCTTTAGCCTTCCCCCCTCTCGTCTTCCTCGCCGTACGTCGTCACTTCCTCTCTAGATTCCCTAGCTGGTAACTTTGGTGGTGCTTCCGAGTCTTCCTTCTTGCAAGAAAAGAAAGCAGAGCTGAGCTCTAGCTCGCGCGCGCGCTTCCCATGGCGTCTTCCAGCGGGAGCGGGAGCACGGGCTCGCTCTCGGCCATGGCCGCCATGGCGGCCGCGGGGGGCACggaggaggaggtgcgggcgCTCATGGAGCAGCGCAGGGCCAAGCGGATGCTCTCCAACCGGGAGTCGGCGCGCCGGTCCAGGATGCGCAAGCAGAGGCACCTCGACGACCTCGCCGCGCAGGCGGCGCACCTGCGCCGCGAGAACGCGCACGTCTCCGCCGCGCTCGGGCTCACCGCGCGGGGGCTCCTCGCCGTCGACGCCGAGAACGCCGTCCTCCGCACGCAGGCCGCCGAGCTCACCGCGCGGCTCAGCTCCCTCGAGGAGATCGTCGCCTGCATGAACGCCACCGCCAACACCAACAACGCCACGGCCGCAGCCGTCGcgctcaccgtcgccgccgccgcggccaccgccgccacggacCCGCTCCTCGGCGGCTTCGACAGCGCCGCCTTCGACGACATGTTCAGATCCTCCAACGAGATGTTCATGTTCCAGCCCTGCTAGCCTAGCCACCCATGGCACAGAAGCAACAAGTCGTCAAGAACAACAAAAGAAGATCATCGTTTTTTCCTGATCCTTTTCAGGTTAATCTGGAGAGCAGTATATGGAGTTTTTACTGCACCTAACTAAGCTAGCAGCTAGCTGGGGTTAATTAATTATTAATGGCCTAATTAGCATGTGTAATTGTGGGGTTCTAGCTACTCTGGTAATATGGTTCTTATATATGTTTAGCATGCATCGATCATCATGTAACTCCACTATGTAAGCTCTCTCTTTATGTGTTGTTCTTCTTTCAGACAAAGGAAGTGCCATATATAATTACTCTACTTACTTACTTACTGATCATCACAAGTTAATTAATTACTAAGTATTTCTCTGGGTTTGCTTTGTCTGGCTTTTCCCTTATTTCTTATGCCTTGCACTTGGAGCAACATATTTTCTTCTCTCTCCCTCGCTCGCTCCCTGCTCGATAGTACATTGACAGTGTTACTCCGTCTGACTTACCTTTAGATTTTTACAGCAGCTAGTACATTTGCTCTCTTTTTTAGGGAATACAGCTAGTACATTCTTTATTTCTTCTGATGCCAATGCACATTGTTCAGAAAAATCCTCATGATTTTATTCCACAGGGCAGTGGGAATAATCAGAGTGACAGCAGCCAGTCTTTTGTGACTTGGAATATAGAGAATGGAATAAAAATAACTGGTCAGGTTTTTTTCTTTCCACCAATTTATTCCTCTGGAATTTTTTTTAGCGCAATGCTATAGGTTGTTGTGCACGCAGAAAGAGATTCTCCAAATTACCCTCTTTTGTTCTCTCCACTATTCATGCTGCTTGTTGGTTCTTGAGAATTTGATTGTACCCCAAGGCCACTTTTTCTACTTGTCATGCATGCATGGACCAACACAGGTACATCTCTGCAAACTAATGGCAGCAGCACTACCTATCATTCAGTACCCTAGCTAAACTAGCCCCAGTGAGTGCCATCTCTTGTAGTAGCTCACACAAAGATCTTTCACCTCAAAATCCAATTTTTCATCTGGCTCCAGCTCACATGATGATATCTTGGGTATGGTACCCACCCACCAAACCACATGCAGATGCAGCCTGACCTGATATGATTCAAGTGAATCCCATGCATGATCCTCTCCTCCAGTGGCCTGATATAAACAGGAGTACCGGCAGGATCAGCAACTGCCCCTAGATGTGATTGGGATGTGTAATGTCATCTTCGTCTTCAGTTTCTGTGTAAGCAATACTGTACCAGTATATACATGCATACATACATGTGGGATATAATGGACCACTGGGAGAATTGCAATTTTGGTGCACTGGACCTGGAGGTAGCTTGGCTACATTGATGAAGTAGAGCCAGCTCTGCTCACACAGTGGAGATTGCAGCAGAGGCCATCCATCCATGCTGCAAAAGGCAGGGAATCAAGGACGACAAGGTGGTCACTCACTTCAGCTCACCCCAGCCAGCCACAACATTTCTTCCTCTCCATCAACAATTccacaaagaaaaagaaattctCAGCAAGAACAGCCAGAATATTCTCCATCTCCGGCCGCCGTTGCTGCTCTGGTCGGCGAAGTCGGCACTGAATGTCATGGCGAACATCGTTGGAAATTTTGGAAGGCACAAGAAAAGAGTTACTATTACATCTTTGAGTGTTTTGGGAGTTATCAGCAACGGAAGCAACCTGATGCTCTAGGTGTGAATGCGTGTATCAAGGGTTGCTTGTTCCTAGCCATGAGAGGGTGCAACTAGCTACCTGATGTGCATGAGCATGATTGGTTTGAATTGACAGTGCATTTTTTAATTGAATTATATGCCAAGTTTTCTTTCCTCTGGTCAAGTGAATCACCCAGACCATACTTCTGCTTGATCTGGTTGCATGATGTGTGCATATATATTTGCACGTTATATTTTAAACAAGTAGACGTTGCTTGCAGCAGGAAAACTCAGCATATAAAAAATAAAGAGGAAGGCATATTAGGCGAAGTCCCTGGAGGAAAAAGTGCCATGGACTTTGGTTTTCTTGGTGGTGCCTCTCAAGATTCTTGAGGTACTCAATTGAACTAGAGTACTTAATTGTACTTTAACATGGCTTGTTGTGTCGAAGATGTTCTTTTACAGTTTTTTATGTGTGTGGAGAAGAGAGAAAGTAGATATTTTTCTCCAGTGTATCATGAAATTGTGAGTTGGTTCTGCTCATATACATCTGGCACTTCTTGAAAATTTGTGAAAATGAAGATCTaacagaagaaagaaagaaaagaaaagaaaagaaaagaatctCTGCGCCATTGATTGTAGCTTTTGGATCATAGTGTCACTTGAGTCCAAACTCCAAAGGTTGGTTCATGCATTATACATGAAACTAGTGAAACAGTAGCCTGTACAGGTTGACATGATTTCCCTTAGAAGTTGATAGGGCTACAATCAATTGCTTGGAACTATGGGATTTCAGTTTTTTTCTTGCATTGCAGATTTTGCAGCTTACACGCTAGCCAACAATTATCCTACAAGACTAGAAATATATGTTCTGAAGATGTTAAGGTTATGCAGAGTAAACACTTTGCCACATAAATAATATGAACAAAAAGCAGAGCTATATATATTGGAACAAAGGCTACCCCAAAATAATTCTCTTTAGAATAAAGTGCAGAACATTATCGTCAAAGCCCGTTAAATGCGGCCAAAGAATATTTCATACCAAGATGAGAATTTCTTAACAGTAGCGATTTAATTCAGATCTTATCAAAAGCGTGGGGTATCGCAAAACACGATCTATCACGTAAATgtaggaaaataaaaaaatattcttTTGATTCCTTCTTGCAGAAACCAAGGCTAAGGTTCTGCCCTTCTTAAATTAGCCTTAGCAGGATTGTACTTGTGCTCAGTTGAATACTGATTATGAGCAGCTGCATATGGGCTAATGCATGCACTAACCTGCATCGTGTGCTCCTTAAGCCCATGTGGTCGGTGGAGACAAAGGCTGCTGTGTTCATGTTCAGTCACATTGCTCCATCAGTAGTTGAACAGTGCAAGGTGCATGGAGCCCCATATCAGATTCAGTCATTGATAATTGGAGCTTAGACTTGGGACTGTGATAAATTGTATAAGATGAAATGTAAATGTATTTTCTTTTTTTCAGGGATTTCAGTAGAACCACATCACCAACTGCGTGTAGGTCAACATCGGTTGGGTTCAAAAAAGATTAGATGTTTCACTTTTATTTTCTTGGGAAAAACTGTTTATGAACAACAAGTTCTTGAATAACCTGGTATGATTGTGAACC includes:
- the LOC124691361 gene encoding bZIP transcription factor 11-like, which codes for MASSSGSGSTGSLSAMAAMAAAGGTEEEVRALMEQRRAKRMLSNRESARRSRMRKQRHLDDLAAQAAHLRRENAHVSAALGLTARGLLAVDAENAVLRTQAAELTARLSSLEEIVACMNATANTNNATAAAVALTVAAAAATAATDPLLGGFDSAAFDDMFRSSNEMFMFQPC